In Wolbachia endosymbiont of Aedes albopictus, one DNA window encodes the following:
- a CDS encoding pyrimidine dimer DNA glycosylase/endonuclease V, translated as MNIFVLDKDPAIAAQMLCDKHIVKMPLETAQLLSSVFSIALEAPNPFVSITNQNIEVPYKLTHKNHPCSLWARQSKGNFYWLIGYGKELCKEYTWRYKRKHKSKKVIDWCNNNKDLLIFQSADIQTFTQALPDRYKCSSPIQAYREYYLKEKIRFAKWEKGREAPDWIIGNHCTTVISQ; from the coding sequence ATGAACATCTTTGTACTAGATAAAGACCCAGCAATTGCAGCACAAATGTTATGCGATAAGCACATAGTGAAAATGCCATTAGAAACTGCTCAATTGCTTAGTAGTGTTTTTTCAATCGCATTAGAAGCGCCAAATCCTTTTGTCAGTATCACAAACCAAAATATAGAAGTTCCATATAAACTTACTCACAAAAACCATCCTTGCTCTTTATGGGCTAGACAGTCGAAAGGGAATTTTTATTGGTTGATAGGATATGGAAAAGAATTGTGTAAAGAGTATACGTGGCGATACAAAAGAAAACATAAGTCAAAGAAAGTAATAGATTGGTGTAATAATAACAAGGATTTACTCATTTTTCAATCAGCTGATATACAAACTTTTACACAAGCACTGCCTGATCGATATAAATGCAGTAGTCCTATACAAGCCTATAGAGAGTATTACCTAAAGGAAAAGATAAGGTTTGCTAAGTGGGAAAAGGGCAGAGAAGCACCGGATTGGATAATAGGGAATCATTGCACTACGGTTATCAGCCAATAA
- a CDS encoding ankyrin repeat domain-containing protein, with amino-acid sequence MREVKDLLEKGANVNAQNDRKDTPLHLAVQNGHTEIVSALIKVEGIDINAKDRDGNTPLDLARTEEIKTLLKEAVERTDDGGESSTGNEGDPQKDAGAQQPDDNKKGGAGEGTSVEPASKEPTQTEEQPSSSGNAKGLQKDAGTQQKEGQGDNVQLHPDSNEGNSEEEEQPSSFFGNLFSIITKPFSLIISFFGGFFSWLFGSNGEEADESNSQSDVSLSTSDLLDYDTMNTDLE; translated from the coding sequence TTGAGAGAAGTAAAAGATCTATTAGAAAAAGGGGCAAATGTTAATGCACAAAATGATAGAAAAGATACTCCTTTACATTTAGCTGTTCAAAATGGTCATACAGAGATAGTAAGTGCTTTAATAAAAGTAGAAGGAATTGATATTAATGCAAAAGATAGAGATGGAAATACTCCTTTAGATTTGGCTAGAACAGAAGAAATAAAAACTCTACTAAAAGAAGCCGTAGAAAGAACTGATGATGGTGGTGAGTCATCGACAGGTAATGAAGGAGATCCACAGAAAGATGCTGGTGCGCAACAGCCAGATGATAATAAAAAAGGGGGTGCGGGAGAAGGAACAAGTGTGGAGCCTGCTTCCAAAGAGCCTACACAAACAGAAGAACAGCCGAGCTCTTCAGGTAATGCAAAAGGTCTACAGAAAGATGCTGGTACGCAACAGAAGGAAGGGCAAGGAGATAATGTTCAATTACACCCAGATAGTAATGAAGGAAATTCAGAGGAGGAAGAACAGCCGAGCTCCTTTTTTGGTAATTTATTTAGTATAATTACAAAGCCTTTTTCATTAATTATATCATTTTTCGGTGGGTTTTTTTCATGGTTGTTTGGGTCTAACGGAGAAGAAGCTGATGAATCTAACTCACAATCTGATGTTTCTTTATCTACATCGGATTTATTGGACTATGATACAATGAACACAGATTTAGAGTAG
- the typA gene encoding translational GTPase TypA: MNEFKSIRNIAIIAHVDHGKTTLLDNMLKQSGTFRENQEVQERVMDSGDQERERGITILAKCTSIMWGDEKINIIDTPGHADFGGEVERVLCMADGVLLLVDAAEGPMPQTKFVLSKALKANLKPIVIINKVDRPDSRIDEVLNEIYELFFNLDATNEQLDFPVLYASGRNGWCAKELSDERKDLSPLFSTVIDYIKPSVYDQNAPFAMLVTLLESDKFLGRILTGKVYQGVAKVNSDLKVLDLDGKVIERGRLTKLLSFSGLKRIPVEQAVAGDIIAIAGLEKASVSDTIAAPEVTTAVSSTPVDPPTMAITISVNDSPFAGQEGTKLTSTVIKDRLYAEAETNVAITVTLAPSGEAFEVGGRGELQLGVLIENMRREGFELSVSRPRVLFKEEDGKKLEPIEEVVIDVDDEYSGIIMEKLSFRKGEVTDMRPSGNGRTRLTFLVPSRGLIGYQGEFLTDSRGTGIINRLFHSYAPHKGSISGRRNGVLISTDKGEAVAYAIFNLQDRGIMFIKPQDKVYCGMVVGQHSRDNDLEINVLKGKQLTNVRASGSDEAIKLTPPKIMTLEDMIAYIDDDELVEVTPKSIRLRKKFLDPNERKRAGRAKNKE; this comes from the coding sequence ATGAACGAATTTAAATCGATCCGAAATATAGCAATAATCGCACACGTTGACCACGGGAAAACTACTTTACTCGATAACATGTTAAAACAAAGTGGCACGTTTCGTGAGAATCAAGAAGTTCAAGAACGAGTGATGGATAGTGGTGACCAAGAGCGTGAACGCGGAATTACAATACTTGCAAAATGCACATCAATAATGTGGGGCGATGAAAAGATCAATATTATTGATACGCCAGGGCACGCGGACTTTGGCGGAGAAGTAGAAAGGGTATTGTGCATGGCAGATGGTGTGTTGCTGCTGGTTGACGCTGCAGAAGGGCCAATGCCACAAACTAAATTTGTGTTGTCAAAAGCACTAAAAGCAAATTTGAAGCCAATTGTGATAATCAATAAGGTCGACCGACCAGACAGCAGAATTGATGAAGTATTAAATGAAATATATGAGTTATTTTTTAACCTTGATGCAACCAACGAGCAGCTAGATTTTCCAGTGTTGTATGCTTCAGGTAGAAATGGCTGGTGTGCTAAGGAGCTTTCTGATGAAAGGAAAGATTTAAGCCCATTATTTTCAACGGTTATAGATTATATAAAACCTTCTGTTTATGATCAAAATGCCCCTTTTGCTATGTTGGTCACTCTACTTGAGTCTGATAAGTTTCTTGGCAGAATATTGACAGGAAAGGTTTATCAGGGCGTTGCAAAAGTCAATTCAGATCTTAAGGTACTTGATCTGGACGGTAAAGTAATTGAACGAGGGAGATTAACTAAGTTGCTCTCATTTTCTGGCTTGAAACGTATCCCAGTAGAACAAGCTGTGGCGGGAGACATAATTGCAATTGCAGGACTTGAGAAAGCTTCAGTTTCTGACACTATAGCAGCACCAGAGGTTACAACTGCAGTGAGCTCAACTCCAGTTGATCCGCCAACAATGGCAATTACTATAAGCGTTAATGACTCACCTTTTGCTGGGCAAGAGGGAACAAAACTTACCTCAACTGTTATAAAAGATCGTTTATATGCAGAAGCAGAAACAAACGTTGCAATTACTGTAACTTTGGCACCAAGTGGCGAAGCATTTGAAGTGGGTGGACGTGGTGAGTTGCAGCTTGGAGTGTTAATTGAAAATATGAGGAGAGAAGGTTTTGAGCTTTCGGTTTCACGTCCTCGCGTGCTATTTAAGGAAGAAGATGGCAAAAAACTTGAACCTATAGAGGAAGTAGTAATTGATGTAGATGATGAATATAGTGGAATCATCATGGAAAAACTCAGCTTCCGAAAAGGTGAAGTGACTGACATGAGACCTTCTGGTAATGGCAGGACAAGATTAACGTTTTTAGTGCCATCAAGAGGATTAATTGGTTATCAAGGAGAGTTTTTAACTGATTCTCGGGGCACAGGCATAATTAACCGTTTATTTCATAGTTATGCTCCACATAAAGGTTCAATTTCTGGAAGGCGCAATGGAGTTTTAATTTCTACAGATAAGGGTGAGGCTGTGGCGTATGCAATTTTCAATTTGCAAGACAGGGGAATTATGTTTATCAAGCCACAGGATAAGGTATATTGTGGCATGGTTGTCGGCCAGCATAGCCGTGACAATGATTTGGAGATAAACGTGTTAAAAGGTAAGCAATTAACAAACGTAAGAGCTTCAGGTAGTGATGAAGCCATAAAACTCACTCCTCCAAAGATAATGACACTGGAGGATATGATAGCGTATATAGATGATGATGAATTGGTGGAAGTAACTCCAAAATCTATACGTTTACGCAAGAAATTCCTTGATCCAAATGAACGTAAGCGTGCAGGAAGAGCAAAGAATAAGGAGTAG
- a CDS encoding ankyrin repeat domain-containing protein produces the protein MSNTDLFISIENGKIDEVRRLINDGVNVNEKNKDGQTPLHLAVEKNNEKAVDALLKARGINVYAKDSSGKTPLDLAHYRDHKGSHTTLMIALTKTQNEIEDLCLAIKDVKVKEVDDLINQGVNVNVIDQDGMTPLHYAAKKHNEDIANALIKAGGDINIKDQDGRTPLHWAAIERNKGVANALIKAGADINIKDQDGRTSLHWAAIERNKGVANALIKAGADINAEDEYGRIPLHWAADVGSIEVTQILLEAKVNVNAQDKNGKAPLHLAAKENHA, from the coding sequence ATGAGCAATACTGATTTATTTATATCTATTGAAAATGGTAAAATTGATGAAGTAAGGCGCCTGATAAATGATGGAGTCAATGTTAACGAGAAAAATAAAGATGGACAGACTCCTTTACATTTAGCTGTTGAAAAGAATAATGAAAAAGCAGTAGATGCGCTACTAAAAGCAAGAGGAATTAATGTTTATGCAAAAGATAGTTCAGGAAAGACTCCTTTAGATCTTGCTCATTATAGAGATCACAAAGGAAGTCACACTACATTGATGATTGCTCTGACAAAAACACAAAATGAAATAGAAGATTTGTGTTTAGCTATTAAAGATGTTAAGGTTAAGGAAGTAGACGATTTAATAAATCAAGGAGTAAACGTCAATGTAATAGATCAAGATGGAATGACTCCTTTACATTATGCTGCCAAAAAACACAATGAAGATATAGCAAATGCTTTAATAAAGGCAGGAGGAGATATTAACATAAAAGATCAAGATGGAAGAACACCTTTACATTGGGCTGCCATAGAACGTAATAAGGGTGTAGCAAATGCTTTAATAAAGGCAGGAGCAGATATTAACATAAAAGATCAAGATGGAAGAACATCTTTACATTGGGCTGCCATAGAACGTAATAAGGGTGTAGCAAATGCTTTAATAAAAGCAGGAGCAGATATTAATGCTGAAGATGAATATGGAAGGATTCCTTTACATTGGGCTGCCGACGTAGGCAGTATAGAGGTAACACAAATTCTATTAGAGGCAAAAGTTAACGTTAATGCACAAGATAAAAATGGAAAGGCTCCTTTACACTTGGCTGCTAAAGAAAATCACGCATAG